One genomic window of Trichlorobacter lovleyi includes the following:
- a CDS encoding DUF2188 domain-containing protein, with protein MSRDEHHVVPNPDSGWDVKRNGAQRASVHTDTKQDAVDKGREISQNQGTELVIHNKDGKISNSDSHGNDPCPPKDKR; from the coding sequence ATGTCCAGAGACGAGCATCATGTCGTTCCCAATCCTGATAGTGGCTGGGATGTTAAGCGTAACGGTGCCCAAAGGGCTTCAGTGCATACCGACACCAAGCAGGATGCCGTGGATAAGGGTCGTGAGATTAGCCAGAATCAGGGAACGGAACTTGTCATTCACAACAAGGATGGAAAGATTTCAAACTCTGACAGTCATGGAAATGATCCGTGCCCGCCTAAAGACAAAAGATAG